The Athalia rosae chromosome 7, iyAthRosa1.1, whole genome shotgun sequence genome window below encodes:
- the LOC105688052 gene encoding farnesol dehydrogenase-like yields the protein MERWSGKVAIVTGASSGIGAATTEALVREGLHVVGVARRVEKVAKISEKLKGAKGKLYAKKCDLAKEKDILEVFEWVKKNLGGVDVLVNNAAVVKAEPLSEGSTEGFRSIMDVNVIGVAIATREAVRSMKERKSDGHIININSVVGHSIEMATNIFSLYPSSKYAVTAMTEVIRKELALSKSKIKITSLSPGLVNTEMIDSASNSDESGLNQNFLRSQPILNPEDIANGIVYVLSTPPHVQVSELTIRPVGELIENLKSD from the exons ATGGAACGTTGGTCCGGTAAAGTTGCGATAGTTACGGGGGCCAGTTCGGGAATTGGCGCCGCAACTACCGAAGCCCTCGTCCGAGAAGGTCTCCACGTAGTCGGTGTGGCTAGAcgggtcgaaaaagttgccaaaatttcggaaaagcTGAAGGGCGCCAAAGGTAAACTGTACGCGAAGAAATGCGATCTCGCCAAGGAGAAGGATATCCTCGAGGTATTCgaatgggtgaaaaaaaatctcggagGAGTCGACGTCCTCGTCAACAACGCCGCGGTGGTAAAAGCCGAACCTCTCAGCG agGGATCGACGGAAGGATTCAGGAGTATAATGGACGTTAACGTCATCGGCGTTGCAATAGCGACCAGAGAGGCCGTCCGTTCGATGAAGGAGAGAAAGTCGGATGgtcatataataaatataaacag CGTAGTGGGACACTCCATAGAAATGGCAACGAACATATTCAGCCTGTATCCGTCCAGTAAATACGCGGTGACCGCTATGACCGAAGTGATCAGGAAGGAGTTGGCTCTGtcgaaatcgaaaataaaaatcacg AGCCTCAGCCCAGGACTGGTGAATACGGAAATGATAGACAGTGCTTCGAACTCGGACGAAAGCGGACTTAATCAAAATTTCCTGAGGAGTCAGCCCATACTGAATCCGGAGGACATCGCGAATGGAATTGTCTACGTTCTCAGCACACCACCGCACGTTCAa GTCAGCGAGCTGACGATCCGTCCGGTCGgtgaattgattgaaaatctcAAATCGGACTAG